The following nucleotide sequence is from Corynebacterium hindlerae.
CCAGGAGCTCGCGCAGCTGAACGGTGCCGAGGAGTTTCGCCAACAGACTCGGATCCAGCGCGAGGGCCGCTGCCCGCTTCTCGGCCAGTGGCGAATCGCCCTCGTACATGAAGGCGCCGGTGTAGTTGAACAGCAAACTGGAGGCGAACGGGCTGGGCTGATCGACGGTCACCTCCGCAATCCTGATGCTCCGCAGGCCTAGCTCTTTCTGAATATCCTGCAGCGATGGGAGATCGTAGACATCCTGGAGACACTCGCGCACCGTTTCCAGGATGATCGGGAAGCTGGGGTATTTGCGAGCCACATCGAGCAATTGGGCGGCGCGTTGGCGCTGTTGCCACAACGGAGCTCGTTTGCCGGGGTTTCGTCGTGGTAGTAACAGCCCGCGGGCGGCGCACTCTCGGAATCGTGAGGCGAACAGCGCCGAATTGCCAACCTCCTCGGTGACGATTTCCCGGATGTCTTCTGGATCAAAGGTGAACAGGTCCGCGCTCGGTTCCGTATCGGATTCGGGGAGCCTGAGGACAATGCCGTCGTCACCGGCCACCGCCTGCGCATCCATCCCGGTGATTTCCGCGACGCGGGCACCCACCGCGAGTGCCCACGCAGCATTAACTCCTTTGCCGAACGGTGAGTGCAGCACGATACGCCAATCCCCCAGCTCGTCCCGAAACCGCTCCAGGAGCAACGTCTTTTCATCGGGGACAATCCCCGTGGCTTCCTCCTGTTCGTTCAGAAACGCAATGAGGTTGCTGTGGGCGCGTTCGTCTAGTCCGAGACCTGCGGCGGTTTCTGGGTTGGCGTGGACGTGGCGTCGGAAAGCGCCGAGTGCCCGGCCCAGTTCCGCGGGGCGGCCTGCCCCGTCTCCGGTCCAGAACGGAAGCCTGCCGGTGTGGCCTGGGGCCGGGCTCACCAGCACCTGGTCGCGGGTGATGTCTTCAATGCGCCAACTCGTGGCGCCGAGGGTAAACACGTCACCGACGCGGGACTCGTAGACCATTTCCTCGTCCAGCTCACCGACCCGGCGGGGAGTTCCCTCTGATCCCACGAGGAAGACCCCAAACATGCCGCGGTCCGGGATGGTGCCACCGCTGGTCACGGCGACACGTTGGGAACCCGGCCTGCCCTGCAGCGTTCCGGTGGCGCGGTCGAACACTACGCGGGGCTTGAGCTCAGCAAAATCAGTGGACGGATATACGCCGGAGGCCAGGTCGATCACAGCATCGAATACATCCCGCGCGAGATCCCGATAAGGGTAAGCCCGGCAGACCTGGTCATACCAGGCATCCACCGGGAGGTCCGCCACCGACGCTGCCGCAATAGTATGCTGCAACAGCACGTCCAACGGATTTTGTGGAATGCGCAGCTCTTCGATGAGCCCAGCGCGCATGCGCTGCACCGTCACAGCAGATTGCACCAGGTCGGAGCGATGCTTCGGATAGAAGCTGCCCTGCGATACGGCGCCCACTGCGTGCCCGGCGCGCCCCACACGCTGCAGCCCAGAAGCCACCGATGGTGGTGCTTCCACCTGCACCACCAGGTCCACGGCCCCCATGTCGATTCCCAATTCGAGTGAAGAGGTAGCCACCACGCACTTAAGCTCACCGGCTTTCAGCGCAGCTTCCGTGGTGGCACGCTCTTCCTTGGAAACCGAACCGTGATGCGCCCGCGCTATCACTGGTGGTGCTTGACCTGCAGTATCGGCCGCCACCATTACCTGTGCTGGTGGGCGCCTCAGCTCGGGTGACAACGATGCCGGGTTGTATTCCAGCGCGTACAGTTCGTTGAGCCGGGAGGTCAGCCGTTCGGCGGTGCGTCGCGAATTGACGAACACCAGCGTGGACTGCGCCGCCATGATCTCCTGGTAGAGCTCCTGCTCAATGAAAGGCCAAATGGATTTTTGCTGTGGCAACGCTGATTCTTGCGCTGGCGTGGGACCCCCGAAGCCATGTGGATCATCGAGCACCGCTTCCCCGATCGGGGACCCTTGATCCGGAGTGGGCAAGTCAGAGAGGTCATCGACCGGTACGTGCACATCAAGCTGCCACTGCTTGGGTTGTTCGGGAGCCACCAGCGCCACGGTCCGATCCCCGCCGAGGAATGCGGCGACGCGTTCGAGTGGGCGGACCGTTGCCGACAACCCGATGCGTTGGAACTCGCCTGCCAGCCCCGCGAGGCGTTCCAGGCTGAGTGCCAGGTGGGTGCCACGTTTCGTCCCGGCCATCGCGTGGATTTCATCGATGATCACGGTATCCACTTCATCCAGGATGCTTCTCGCCTTGGACGTCAGCATCAAGTACAGGGATTCTGGGGTGGTGATCAGAATGTCTGGTGGCTGGCGAAGCTGGCGGTTTCGTTCGCTAGCGGGAGTATCACCGGAGCGCACCCCTACAGTGACCTCTGGTTCTGGGATTCCCAGGCGGGCTGCGACCCTCGCAATCCCCAGCAGCGGGGCCCGGAGATTGTTTTCTACATCCACGCCCAGGGCTTTGAGCGGGGAGATATACAGCACTTTGACTTTGCCGCCCTTTTTGGTTGGGGCAAGTGGGGCGTCGATAAGCGCGGGCAATGCGGGCTGTTGGGGGCTTTCCACCAGCATGTTGATTGCCCACAGGAACGCGGCGAGGGTTTTACCGGAGCCGGTTGGGGCGACGACGAGGGCGTGATCGCCACGGGAAATCCGCTCCCAGGCCTGCTCCTGAACAGCTGTTGGAGCTGCGAAAACATCCTCAAACCAGGTGGCCACGTGGAGGCGGAAACGACTGAGGATGTGTGCTGTCATGCTTCTATGTAACCAAACAACTACCATGAAACGTATGACTGCTTCGATTGATGACGCACGCCTCACGTACCGCCTTGCTTTGGGCACCGGCGAAATCCTGAAAGGTGTCCGTGGCGTTGGCTTGCTGCGGGACCGCGGCCTTGGCGACGCCGGCGATGAACTCTCTCAAAACTGGCTCGCGCGCGTGTTGGCGCAGCACCGCCCTGACGACGGCGTTCTCTCCGAGGAAGCCGCCGACGACCAGTCCCGTCTGAGCAAGGAACGCGTCTGGATCATTGACCCGCTGGATGGCACCAAGGAGTTCGCAGGTGGCCGCCAGGACTGGGCAGTGCACATTGCACTCGTGGAAAATGGCATCCCGATTCACGCCGCCGTTGGCTTGCCAGACTTGGGGGTTGTTTTCACCTCCGCCGAGTCCAAGGCTGTCGAGGGCCCCCTGTCTCGTAAGTTTGTGGTGTCGCGTAACCGCGCGCCAAAGGTAGCCCAGCACATCGCGGACAACATGGGGTCCGAACTGGTGCCCATGGGTTCCGCTGGCGCGAAGGCAATGCATGTGCTGCTTGGCGACGCCGACGCCTACATCCACGCCGGTGGCCAGTACGAATGGGACTCTGCTGCGCCAGTGGGCGTAGCTAAGGCTGCTGGCCTGCACTGCTCCCGCTTGAACGGTAACAACCTGACGTACAACAACAAGGACACCTACATGCCAGATCTGCTCATCTGCCGTCCTGAGCTGGCGGATGAGATTATTGAGCATGCAAACTCCTACCTGGAGTCGCACGGTTCCTACTAGAGTTTCCGAGCTGCCAGCCCTTCGTGTGTTGTTACACACTAGGCCACGTCCTTCCCACATTTCGGGCACCGCAGGATAGTAAACGGTGGTGTTTCTTCGGGCTCTTGCATGCCGAACCGCAGCATTTGTCCGGGATTAAACCAGGTCATGGGGTTGAAGTTCGCTTGCGGTCTTCGCTCCGGATCGATGTGTTTTGGTGGTATCCATAACATCTGCCCCGTGGTGGTGCAGACGGTCCACCACTTAGTGTCTTTTGTCTGGGTGTCGTCGATGTTGCGATGGGTATTGTGCCCGGCAAGCTGGAAGTTTTTCCCTTCGGACAGGCCCCCAAACCGCCATGCGCGGACATGGTGAATCTCGCAGAGCGCCGCGGGCAGGCTGGACCCTGGGGTCATGTCTCCACCTTGGGCGGCGACGAGACCAAGGTAGGCGTAGACGTCTGCAGCCCGCTTGGTTCGGCCTAATTCAATGAGATTGCCGGTCCCCTCCTCCAGGATGGCGAGGAAGGCGTTGCGGTCTGCGCCTAGGCGAATAAGGTCCGGAATTGAAAGTAAGGTTCCCACATCCGTCGGTACGACGCCTGCTGCCTTTTGGAGCTGTTCCAGGGTCATGGTGGCGACAACGGTGCTGCAACCTCGCGTCGGAGGCATCGGCCCATTCCTGTGCAGGGCATACTTCAGAGCTGCGACCAAGGCATCGTGGTTGCGCTGCGCCTGGGTCCGCACATCGTTTTCTTTCTCCCCGTCCGGCAACAGGTCTCCAGCGCCGGCATAGTCCGCGAACAGCCGATCAAGCAGTGCCTTGAGCTCAGGGGTCACTTCACCCGAGAGCTTCGCGTTGAGATCAGCGCCTTGCGCGGAGATGGTGACGCGTCGGCGGCGCTGGCGCTGGGCATCCTGTGGTTCGGAGTCAGCATTCAGGCCCTGCAAAAT
It contains:
- a CDS encoding DUF222 domain-containing protein, encoding MSELMEQALLGQRQVCEMLDNALVTGTELDSLLAVARNMERLTELLTVKLVKQLQLADAFHPKSRASFNARMHKNKFTRGELKDACRLGEELFPEFPSVDRPEGRPARMPCTAAGLNDAAFGVASAMEIARVLEQAPEGTPAESFAYIESRMAEMARSLAPEDLRKAGIKILQGLNADSEPQDAQRQRRRRVTISAQGADLNAKLSGEVTPELKALLDRLFADYAGAGDLLPDGEKENDVRTQAQRNHDALVAALKYALHRNGPMPPTRGCSTVVATMTLEQLQKAAGVVPTDVGTLLSIPDLIRLGADRNAFLAILEEGTGNLIELGRTKRAADVYAYLGLVAAQGGDMTPGSSLPAALCEIHHVRAWRFGGLSEGKNFQLAGHNTHRNIDDTQTKDTKWWTVCTTTGQMLWIPPKHIDPERRPQANFNPMTWFNPGQMLRFGMQEPEETPPFTILRCPKCGKDVA
- a CDS encoding ATP-dependent helicase encodes the protein MTAHILSRFRLHVATWFEDVFAAPTAVQEQAWERISRGDHALVVAPTGSGKTLAAFLWAINMLVESPQQPALPALIDAPLAPTKKGGKVKVLYISPLKALGVDVENNLRAPLLGIARVAARLGIPEPEVTVGVRSGDTPASERNRQLRQPPDILITTPESLYLMLTSKARSILDEVDTVIIDEIHAMAGTKRGTHLALSLERLAGLAGEFQRIGLSATVRPLERVAAFLGGDRTVALVAPEQPKQWQLDVHVPVDDLSDLPTPDQGSPIGEAVLDDPHGFGGPTPAQESALPQQKSIWPFIEQELYQEIMAAQSTLVFVNSRRTAERLTSRLNELYALEYNPASLSPELRRPPAQVMVAADTAGQAPPVIARAHHGSVSKEERATTEAALKAGELKCVVATSSLELGIDMGAVDLVVQVEAPPSVASGLQRVGRAGHAVGAVSQGSFYPKHRSDLVQSAVTVQRMRAGLIEELRIPQNPLDVLLQHTIAAASVADLPVDAWYDQVCRAYPYRDLARDVFDAVIDLASGVYPSTDFAELKPRVVFDRATGTLQGRPGSQRVAVTSGGTIPDRGMFGVFLVGSEGTPRRVGELDEEMVYESRVGDVFTLGATSWRIEDITRDQVLVSPAPGHTGRLPFWTGDGAGRPAELGRALGAFRRHVHANPETAAGLGLDERAHSNLIAFLNEQEEATGIVPDEKTLLLERFRDELGDWRIVLHSPFGKGVNAAWALAVGARVAEITGMDAQAVAGDDGIVLRLPESDTEPSADLFTFDPEDIREIVTEEVGNSALFASRFRECAARGLLLPRRNPGKRAPLWQQRQRAAQLLDVARKYPSFPIILETVRECLQDVYDLPSLQDIQKELGLRSIRIAEVTVDQPSPFASSLLFNYTGAFMYEGDSPLAEKRAAALALDPSLLAKLLGTVQLRELLDQDVIAEVHAQLQRITPERRARNAEELADTLRIIGPIPTSQLAAWTDIPLDVALTQLSHRVMLVRIAGEEHLAQTLDAPLLRDALGIPVPAGVSAQTTVITDALAQLTNRFARSRGPFTVAELADAFGLGHSTAYAAIQAAVSDKTVVEGQFRTGVEGTEYCGADVLKRIRKLSLARARAEAEPVSATTFGRFLPDWLGVSAVGKQPQLGGADGVFQVIEQLAGVRLPASAWESLVLPGRVANYSPALLDELTATGEVRIVGAGTAGAKDPWIMLLPADYAAELAPERHDGALSPLQEQVLEVLGRGGGFYFTDLLEQLDVPTEELRAALWALVDAGLATPDSFAALRARLAGTTAKGTAHRARRRPTRSRLRMGRTSFAQSASQGTPPDMLGRWSLAVTPSTDATARSVAHGEAWLDRYGVVTRGSIVAEDVLGGFALAYKVLSRFEENGKALRGYLIEGLGAAQFSTPAIVDRLRGLADSADLGGWPSGASDPDVYVLAATDPANPYGAALPWPESNLRPSRSAGALVVLIDGLLLAHLSRGGATMNLYFDGLPETPPELAQRLVAALSSLVAEGRMNRIVVEKINGTAVFDSEYLTALKEAGGVVVPKGLKIGGVGVVKRAVPKPRTLADLSFDDEEEPPMSFGNPFGRRR
- a CDS encoding 3'(2'),5'-bisphosphate nucleotidase CysQ, whose amino-acid sequence is MTASIDDARLTYRLALGTGEILKGVRGVGLLRDRGLGDAGDELSQNWLARVLAQHRPDDGVLSEEAADDQSRLSKERVWIIDPLDGTKEFAGGRQDWAVHIALVENGIPIHAAVGLPDLGVVFTSAESKAVEGPLSRKFVVSRNRAPKVAQHIADNMGSELVPMGSAGAKAMHVLLGDADAYIHAGGQYEWDSAAPVGVAKAAGLHCSRLNGNNLTYNNKDTYMPDLLICRPELADEIIEHANSYLESHGSY